A section of the Canis lupus baileyi chromosome 5, mCanLup2.hap1, whole genome shotgun sequence genome encodes:
- the ATP13A2 gene encoding polyamine-transporting ATPase 13A2 isoform X4: MSADSSPLVGSTPAGYGTLTIETSVDPLSSSVSSVRLSGYCGSPWRVIGYHIVVWMMAGIPLLLFRWKPVWGVRLRLRPCNLAHAETLVIEIRDKEDNSWQLYTVQVQTEAIGEGSLELPARGQAEDGRSQAAVGAVPEGAWKDTAQFCKNEEAQRMLRYYLFRGQRYVWIESQQAFCQASLLDNGRTCEDVHRSCSGLSLQDQAVRKTIYGPNVISVPVKSYPQLLVDEALNPYYGFQAFSIGLWLADRYYSYALCIFLISTASICLSLYKTRKQSQTLRDMVQLSSRVCVCRPGGEEEWVDSSELVPGDCLVLPREGGLVPCDAALVAGECVVNESSLTGESVPVLKTALPEGPVSYCPETHRRHTLFCGTLVLQARAFVGPHVLAVVTQTGFCTAKGGLVSSILHPRPIDFKFYKHSMKFVAALSVLALLGTVYSIFILHRNRVPLNEIVIRALDLVTVVVPPALPAAMTVCTLYAQSRLRSQGIFCIHPLRINLGGKLQLVCFDKEVFHESNLPLPPPPSGGRGWAARGQASARPDGGQPSLPASQVLEEGPAADSAFGDQVLAVMRPPLQEAQLQGREEPPVPVSILNRFPFSSALQRMNVVVAWPGAAQPEAYVKGSPELVAGLCNPETVPADFAQMLQSYTAAGYRVVALASKPLPIVPSLEAAQQLSRDAVERELTLLGLLVMRNLLKPQTTPVIQALRRTRIRTVMVTGDNLQTAVTVAQGCGMVGPQERLVIIHATPPERGQPASLELLPLESPAAVNGAKDPDQAASYTMEPDPRSSHLALSGSTFGVLMKHFPKLLPKILVQGTVFARMAPEQKTELVCELQKLQYCVGMCGDGANDCGALKAADVGISLSQAEASVVSPFTSSTASIECVPMVIREGRCSLDTSFSVFKYMALYSLTQFISVLILYTINTNLGDVQFLAIDLVITTTVAVLMSRTGPALALGRARPPGALLSVPVLSSLLLHVVLVAGVQLGGYFLTVAQPWFVPLNKTVPAPDNLPNYENTVVFSLSGFQYLILAAAVSKGAPFRRPLYTNVPFLLALALLGSILAGLLLVPGLLQGPLALRNIADTCFKLLLLGLVAFNFVAAFVLESVLDQCLPACLRRLRPKKASKKRFKQLERELAEQPWPPPTGPVR; encoded by the exons ATGAGCGCAG ACAGCAGCCCTCTCGTGGGCAGCACGCCCGCCGGCTATGGGACCCTGACGATAGAGACATCTGTAGATCCCCTCAGCTCCTCAGTTTCATCCGTG AGGCTCAGCGGCTACTGTGGCAGTCCATGGAGGGTCATCGGCTATCACATCGTGGTCTGGATGATGGCAGGGATCCCTTTGCTGCTCTTCCGCTGGAAGCCGGTGTGGGGGGTGCGGCTGCGGCTCCGGCCCTGCAACCTGGCCCACGCAGAAACACTCGTCATCgaaataagagacaaagag GATAATTCCTGGCAGCTCTACACTGTGCAGGTGCAGACCGAGGCCATCGGTGAGGGCAG CCTGGAGCTGCCGGCCCGGGGCCAGGCGGAGGACGGCCGGAGCCAGGCGGCCGTGGGGGCCGTCCCAGAGGGTGCGTGGAAGGACACCGCCCAGTTCTGCAAGAACGAAGAGGCC CAGCGTATGCTGCGATACTACCTCTTCCGGGGCCAGCGCTACGTCTGGATCGAGAGCCAGCAGGCCTTCTGCCAAGCCAG cctgcTGGACAACGGCCGCACCTGCGAGGACGTCCACCGCTCCTGCTCCGGCCTCAGCCTCCAGGACCAAGCCGTGAG GAAGACCATCTATGGCCCCAATGTCATCAGCGTGCCGGTCAAGTCCTATCCCCAGCTGCTGGTGGACGAG gcACTGAACCCCTACTATGGGTTCCAGGCCTTCAGCATCGGGCTGTGGCTGGCCGACCGCTACTACTCGTACGCCCTGTGCATCTTCCTCATCTCTACCGCCTCCATCTGCCTGTCGCTCTACAAGACCAGAAAG CAAAGCCAGACTCTGAGGGACATGGTGCAGCTGTCCTCGAGGGTGTGCGTGTGCCGGCCCGGGGGAG AGGAGGAATGGGTGGACTCCAGCGAGCTGGTGCCCGGAGACTGCCTGGTGCTGCCCCGGGAAGGCGGGCTGGTGCCCTGCGACGCGGCCCTGGTGGCTGGCGAGTGCGTGGTCAACGAGAGCTCCCTGACAG GGGAGAGCGTTCCGGTTCTAAAGACGGCCCTGCCGGAGGGACCTGTGTCCTACTGCCCAGAGACCCACCGGCGCCACACACTCTTCTGTGGGACCCTCGTCCTGCAGGCCCGGGCGTTCGTCGGACCCCACGTCCTGGCAGTGGTGACTCAGACAG ggttctgcacagcaaaagggGGCCTGGTGAGCTCCATCTTGCATCCCCGGCCCATCGACTTCAAGTTCTACAAACACAGCATGAAGTTTGTGGCTGCTCTCTCTGTCCTGG CTCTCCTCGGCACCGTCTACAGCATCTTCATCCTCCACCGCAACCGG GTGCCTCTGAATGAGATCGTGATCCGggctctggacctggtgacggtggtggtgCCACCCGCGCTGCCCGCTGCCATGACCGTGTGCACACTCTACGCCCAGAGCCGGCTGCGGAGCCAGGGCATCTTCTGCATCCACCCGCTGCGCATCAATCTGGGGGGCAAGCTCCAGCTCGTGTGTTTTGACAAg GAAGTCTTCCACGAGTCTAACTTGCCTCTGCCGCCGCCTCCCTCCGGGGGCCGAGGATGGGCTGCCCGGGGCCAAGCCAGTGCCCGGCCCGACGGAGGCCAaccttccctgcctgcctcccaggtCCTGGAGGAGGGGCCGGCTGCAGACTCCGCGTTCGGGGACCAGGTCTTGGCGGTGATGAGACCCCCGCTTCAGGAGGCCCAGCTGCAGGGCAGG GAGGAGCCCCCGGTACCCGTGAGCATCCTCAACCGCTTCCCCTTCTCGTCAGCCCTGCAGCGCATGAACGTGGTGGTGGCGTGGCCGGGAGCTGCTCAGCCGGAGGCCTACGTCAAGGGCTCCCCGGAGCTGGTGGCAGGCCTCTGCAACCCGGAGACAG TGCCTGCAGACTTCGCCCAGATGCTGCAGAGCTACACGGCCGCCGGCTACCGCGTCGTGGCCCTTGCCAGCAAGCCGCTGCCCATCGTGCCCAGCCTGGAGGCCGCTCAGCAGCTGAGCAG GGATGCCGTGGAGCGGGAGCTGACCCTCCTGGGGCTGCTGGTCATGAGGAACCTGCTGAAGCCCCAGACCACACCGGTCATCCAGGCTCTGCGGAGGACCCGCATCCGCACCGTCATGGTGACAG GGGACAACCTGCAGACGGCAGTCACCGTGGCCCAGGGCTGCGGCATGGTGGGCCCCCAGGAGCGTCTGGTCATCATCCACGCCACCCCCCCTGAGCGGGGCCAGCCTGCCTCCCTCGAGCTCCTGCCGTTGGAATCCCCCGCAGCCGTGAACGGGGCTAAG gatcccGACCAGGCCGCAAGCTACACCATGGAGCCAGACCCCCGATCCAGCCACCTGGCCCTCAGCGGGTCCACCTTTGGTGTCCTTATGAAGCACTTCCCCAAGCTGCTGCCCAAG ATCCTGGTCCAGGGCACTGTCTTTGCCCGCATGGCTCCCGAGCAGAAGACAGAGCTGGTTTGTGAGCTCCAGAAGCTCCA GTACTGCGTGGGCATGTGCGGGGACGGCGCCAATGACTGCGGGGCCCTGAAGGCAGCCGACGTGGGCATCTCGCTCTCCCAGGCTGAGGCCTCGGTGGTCTCGCCCTTCACCTCCAGCACGGCCAGCATCGAGTGTGTGCCCATGGTCATCAG GGAAGGCCGGTGTTCCCTCGACACCTCGTTCAGCGTCTTCAAGTACATGGCTCTGTACAGCCTGACCCAGTTCATCTCCGTCCTGATCCTCTACACG ATCAACACCAACCTGGGTGACGTGCAGTTTCTGGCCATCGACCTGGTCATCACCACCACGGTGGCGGTGCTCATGAGCCGCACGGGGCCGGCGCTGGCGCTGGGGCGGGCACGACCCCCGGGGGCCCTGCTCAGCGTCCCTGTGCTGAGCAGTCTCCTGCTGCACGTGGTGCTGGTGGCCGGCGTGCAGCTGGGAGGCTACTTCCTGACCGTGGCCCAACCCTG GTTCGTGCCTCTGAACAAGACCGTGCCCGCGCCCGACAACCTGCCCAACTATGAGAACACCGTGGTCTTCTCCCTGTCTGGCTTCCAGTACCTCATCCTGGCCGCAGCCGTGTCCAAGGGGGCGCCCTTCCGCCGGCCTCTCTACACCAACG TGCCCTTCCTGCTGGCCCTGGCGCTCCTGGGCTCCATCCTGGCGGGCCTCCTCCTGGTCCCTGGCCTCCTGCAGGGCCCACTGGCGCTGAGGAACATCGCCGACACCTGCTtcaagctgctgctgctgggcctgGTGGCCTTTAACTTTGTGGCGGCCTTCGTGCTGGAG AGTGTGCTGGACCAGTGCCTCCCGGCCTGCCTGCGGCGGCTCCGGCCCAAAAAGGCCTCAAAGAAGCGCTTCAAGCAGCTGGAGCGGGAGTTGGCCGAGCAGCCCTGGCCGCCGCCCACCGGGCCCGTGAGGTAG
- the ATP13A2 gene encoding polyamine-transporting ATPase 13A2 isoform X5 produces MSADSSPLVGSTPAGYGTLTIETSVDPLSSSVSSVRLSGYCGSPWRVIGYHIVVWMMAGIPLLLFRWKPVWGVRLRLRPCNLAHAETLVIEIRDKEDNSWQLYTVQVQTEAIGEGSLELPARGQAEDGRSQAAVGAVPEGAWKDTAQFCKNEEAQRMLRYYLFRGQRYVWIESQQAFCQASLLDNGRTCEDVHRSCSGLSLQDQAVRKTIYGPNVISVPVKSYPQLLVDEALNPYYGFQAFSIGLWLADRYYSYALCIFLISTASICLSLYKTRKQSQTLRDMVQLSSRVCVCRPGGEEEWVDSSELVPGDCLVLPREGGLVPCDAALVAGECVVNESSLTGESVPVLKTALPEGPVSYCPETHRRHTLFCGTLVLQARAFVGPHVLAVVTQTGFCTAKGGLVSSILHPRPIDFKFYKHSMKFVAALSVLALLGTVYSIFILHRNRVPLNEIVIRALDLVTVVVPPALPAAMTVCTLYAQSRLRSQGIFCIHPLRINLGGKLQLVCFDKTGTLTEDGLDVMGVVPLKGQAFLPLVPEPRRLPVGPLLRALATCHALSRLQDTPVGDPMDLKMVESTGWVLEEGPAADSAFGDQVLAVMRPPLQEAQLQGREEPPVPVSILNRFPFSSALQRMNVVVAWPGAAQPEAYVKGSPELVAGLCNPETVPADFAQMLQSYTAAGYRVVALASKPLPIVPSLEAAQQLSRDAVERELTLLGLLVMRNLLKPQTTPVIQALRRTRIRTVMVTGDNLQTAVTVAQGCGMVGPQERLVIIHATPPERGQPASLELLPLESPAAVNGAKILVQGTVFARMAPEQKTELVCELQKLQYCVGMCGDGANDCGALKAADVGISLSQAEASVVSPFTSSTASIECVPMVIREGRCSLDTSFSVFKYMALYSLTQFISVLILYTINTNLGDVQFLAIDLVITTTVAVLMSRTGPALALGRARPPGALLSVPVLSSLLLHVVLVAGVQLGGYFLTVAQPWFVPLNKTVPAPDNLPNYENTVVFSLSGFQYLILAAAVSKGAPFRRPLYTNVPFLLALALLGSILAGLLLVPGLLQGPLALRNIADTCFKLLLLGLVAFNFVAAFVLESVLDQCLPACLRRLRPKKASKKRFKQLERELAEQPWPPPTGPVR; encoded by the exons ATGAGCGCAG ACAGCAGCCCTCTCGTGGGCAGCACGCCCGCCGGCTATGGGACCCTGACGATAGAGACATCTGTAGATCCCCTCAGCTCCTCAGTTTCATCCGTG AGGCTCAGCGGCTACTGTGGCAGTCCATGGAGGGTCATCGGCTATCACATCGTGGTCTGGATGATGGCAGGGATCCCTTTGCTGCTCTTCCGCTGGAAGCCGGTGTGGGGGGTGCGGCTGCGGCTCCGGCCCTGCAACCTGGCCCACGCAGAAACACTCGTCATCgaaataagagacaaagag GATAATTCCTGGCAGCTCTACACTGTGCAGGTGCAGACCGAGGCCATCGGTGAGGGCAG CCTGGAGCTGCCGGCCCGGGGCCAGGCGGAGGACGGCCGGAGCCAGGCGGCCGTGGGGGCCGTCCCAGAGGGTGCGTGGAAGGACACCGCCCAGTTCTGCAAGAACGAAGAGGCC CAGCGTATGCTGCGATACTACCTCTTCCGGGGCCAGCGCTACGTCTGGATCGAGAGCCAGCAGGCCTTCTGCCAAGCCAG cctgcTGGACAACGGCCGCACCTGCGAGGACGTCCACCGCTCCTGCTCCGGCCTCAGCCTCCAGGACCAAGCCGTGAG GAAGACCATCTATGGCCCCAATGTCATCAGCGTGCCGGTCAAGTCCTATCCCCAGCTGCTGGTGGACGAG gcACTGAACCCCTACTATGGGTTCCAGGCCTTCAGCATCGGGCTGTGGCTGGCCGACCGCTACTACTCGTACGCCCTGTGCATCTTCCTCATCTCTACCGCCTCCATCTGCCTGTCGCTCTACAAGACCAGAAAG CAAAGCCAGACTCTGAGGGACATGGTGCAGCTGTCCTCGAGGGTGTGCGTGTGCCGGCCCGGGGGAG AGGAGGAATGGGTGGACTCCAGCGAGCTGGTGCCCGGAGACTGCCTGGTGCTGCCCCGGGAAGGCGGGCTGGTGCCCTGCGACGCGGCCCTGGTGGCTGGCGAGTGCGTGGTCAACGAGAGCTCCCTGACAG GGGAGAGCGTTCCGGTTCTAAAGACGGCCCTGCCGGAGGGACCTGTGTCCTACTGCCCAGAGACCCACCGGCGCCACACACTCTTCTGTGGGACCCTCGTCCTGCAGGCCCGGGCGTTCGTCGGACCCCACGTCCTGGCAGTGGTGACTCAGACAG ggttctgcacagcaaaagggGGCCTGGTGAGCTCCATCTTGCATCCCCGGCCCATCGACTTCAAGTTCTACAAACACAGCATGAAGTTTGTGGCTGCTCTCTCTGTCCTGG CTCTCCTCGGCACCGTCTACAGCATCTTCATCCTCCACCGCAACCGG GTGCCTCTGAATGAGATCGTGATCCGggctctggacctggtgacggtggtggtgCCACCCGCGCTGCCCGCTGCCATGACCGTGTGCACACTCTACGCCCAGAGCCGGCTGCGGAGCCAGGGCATCTTCTGCATCCACCCGCTGCGCATCAATCTGGGGGGCAAGCTCCAGCTCGTGTGTTTTGACAAg ACGGGCACCCTCACGGAGGACGGCTTGGATGTGATGGGTGTGGTGCCCCTAAAAGGGCAGGCGTTCCTGCctctggtcccagagccccgccGCCTGCCCGTGGGGCCCCTGCTCCGAGCGCTGGCCACCTGCCATGCCCTCAGCCGGCTCCAGGACACCCCCGTGGGCGACCCCATGGACCTCAAGATGGTGGAATCTACTGGCTGG gtCCTGGAGGAGGGGCCGGCTGCAGACTCCGCGTTCGGGGACCAGGTCTTGGCGGTGATGAGACCCCCGCTTCAGGAGGCCCAGCTGCAGGGCAGG GAGGAGCCCCCGGTACCCGTGAGCATCCTCAACCGCTTCCCCTTCTCGTCAGCCCTGCAGCGCATGAACGTGGTGGTGGCGTGGCCGGGAGCTGCTCAGCCGGAGGCCTACGTCAAGGGCTCCCCGGAGCTGGTGGCAGGCCTCTGCAACCCGGAGACAG TGCCTGCAGACTTCGCCCAGATGCTGCAGAGCTACACGGCCGCCGGCTACCGCGTCGTGGCCCTTGCCAGCAAGCCGCTGCCCATCGTGCCCAGCCTGGAGGCCGCTCAGCAGCTGAGCAG GGATGCCGTGGAGCGGGAGCTGACCCTCCTGGGGCTGCTGGTCATGAGGAACCTGCTGAAGCCCCAGACCACACCGGTCATCCAGGCTCTGCGGAGGACCCGCATCCGCACCGTCATGGTGACAG GGGACAACCTGCAGACGGCAGTCACCGTGGCCCAGGGCTGCGGCATGGTGGGCCCCCAGGAGCGTCTGGTCATCATCCACGCCACCCCCCCTGAGCGGGGCCAGCCTGCCTCCCTCGAGCTCCTGCCGTTGGAATCCCCCGCAGCCGTGAACGGGGCTAAG ATCCTGGTCCAGGGCACTGTCTTTGCCCGCATGGCTCCCGAGCAGAAGACAGAGCTGGTTTGTGAGCTCCAGAAGCTCCA GTACTGCGTGGGCATGTGCGGGGACGGCGCCAATGACTGCGGGGCCCTGAAGGCAGCCGACGTGGGCATCTCGCTCTCCCAGGCTGAGGCCTCGGTGGTCTCGCCCTTCACCTCCAGCACGGCCAGCATCGAGTGTGTGCCCATGGTCATCAG GGAAGGCCGGTGTTCCCTCGACACCTCGTTCAGCGTCTTCAAGTACATGGCTCTGTACAGCCTGACCCAGTTCATCTCCGTCCTGATCCTCTACACG ATCAACACCAACCTGGGTGACGTGCAGTTTCTGGCCATCGACCTGGTCATCACCACCACGGTGGCGGTGCTCATGAGCCGCACGGGGCCGGCGCTGGCGCTGGGGCGGGCACGACCCCCGGGGGCCCTGCTCAGCGTCCCTGTGCTGAGCAGTCTCCTGCTGCACGTGGTGCTGGTGGCCGGCGTGCAGCTGGGAGGCTACTTCCTGACCGTGGCCCAACCCTG GTTCGTGCCTCTGAACAAGACCGTGCCCGCGCCCGACAACCTGCCCAACTATGAGAACACCGTGGTCTTCTCCCTGTCTGGCTTCCAGTACCTCATCCTGGCCGCAGCCGTGTCCAAGGGGGCGCCCTTCCGCCGGCCTCTCTACACCAACG TGCCCTTCCTGCTGGCCCTGGCGCTCCTGGGCTCCATCCTGGCGGGCCTCCTCCTGGTCCCTGGCCTCCTGCAGGGCCCACTGGCGCTGAGGAACATCGCCGACACCTGCTtcaagctgctgctgctgggcctgGTGGCCTTTAACTTTGTGGCGGCCTTCGTGCTGGAG AGTGTGCTGGACCAGTGCCTCCCGGCCTGCCTGCGGCGGCTCCGGCCCAAAAAGGCCTCAAAGAAGCGCTTCAAGCAGCTGGAGCGGGAGTTGGCCGAGCAGCCCTGGCCGCCGCCCACCGGGCCCGTGAGGTAG
- the ATP13A2 gene encoding polyamine-transporting ATPase 13A2 isoform X1 gives MSADSSPLVGSTPAGYGTLTIETSVDPLSSSVSSVRLSGYCGSPWRVIGYHIVVWMMAGIPLLLFRWKPVWGVRLRLRPCNLAHAETLVIEIRDKEDNSWQLYTVQVQTEAIGEGSLELPARGQAEDGRSQAAVGAVPEGAWKDTAQFCKNEEAQRMLRYYLFRGQRYVWIESQQAFCQASLLDNGRTCEDVHRSCSGLSLQDQAVRKTIYGPNVISVPVKSYPQLLVDEALNPYYGFQAFSIGLWLADRYYSYALCIFLISTASICLSLYKTRKQSQTLRDMVQLSSRVCVCRPGGEEEWVDSSELVPGDCLVLPREGGLVPCDAALVAGECVVNESSLTGESVPVLKTALPEGPVSYCPETHRRHTLFCGTLVLQARAFVGPHVLAVVTQTGFCTAKGGLVSSILHPRPIDFKFYKHSMKFVAALSVLALLGTVYSIFILHRNRVPLNEIVIRALDLVTVVVPPALPAAMTVCTLYAQSRLRSQGIFCIHPLRINLGGKLQLVCFDKTGTLTEDGLDVMGVVPLKGQAFLPLVPEPRRLPVGPLLRALATCHALSRLQDTPVGDPMDLKMVESTGWVLEEGPAADSAFGDQVLAVMRPPLQEAQLQGREEPPVPVSILNRFPFSSALQRMNVVVAWPGAAQPEAYVKGSPELVAGLCNPETVPADFAQMLQSYTAAGYRVVALASKPLPIVPSLEAAQQLSRDAVERELTLLGLLVMRNLLKPQTTPVIQALRRTRIRTVMVTGDNLQTAVTVAQGCGMVGPQERLVIIHATPPERGQPASLELLPLESPAAVNGAKDPDQAASYTMEPDPRSSHLALSGSTFGVLMKHFPKLLPKILVQGTVFARMAPEQKTELVCELQKLQYCVGMCGDGANDCGALKAADVGISLSQAEASVVSPFTSSTASIECVPMVIREGRCSLDTSFSVFKYMALYSLTQFISVLILYTINTNLGDVQFLAIDLVITTTVAVLMSRTGPALALGRARPPGALLSVPVLSSLLLHVVLVAGVQLGGYFLTVAQPWFVPLNKTVPAPDNLPNYENTVVFSLSGFQYLILAAAVSKGAPFRRPLYTNVPFLLALALLGSILAGLLLVPGLLQGPLALRNIADTCFKLLLLGLVAFNFVAAFVLESVLDQCLPACLRRLRPKKASKKRFKQLERELAEQPWPPPTGPVR, from the exons ATGAGCGCAG ACAGCAGCCCTCTCGTGGGCAGCACGCCCGCCGGCTATGGGACCCTGACGATAGAGACATCTGTAGATCCCCTCAGCTCCTCAGTTTCATCCGTG AGGCTCAGCGGCTACTGTGGCAGTCCATGGAGGGTCATCGGCTATCACATCGTGGTCTGGATGATGGCAGGGATCCCTTTGCTGCTCTTCCGCTGGAAGCCGGTGTGGGGGGTGCGGCTGCGGCTCCGGCCCTGCAACCTGGCCCACGCAGAAACACTCGTCATCgaaataagagacaaagag GATAATTCCTGGCAGCTCTACACTGTGCAGGTGCAGACCGAGGCCATCGGTGAGGGCAG CCTGGAGCTGCCGGCCCGGGGCCAGGCGGAGGACGGCCGGAGCCAGGCGGCCGTGGGGGCCGTCCCAGAGGGTGCGTGGAAGGACACCGCCCAGTTCTGCAAGAACGAAGAGGCC CAGCGTATGCTGCGATACTACCTCTTCCGGGGCCAGCGCTACGTCTGGATCGAGAGCCAGCAGGCCTTCTGCCAAGCCAG cctgcTGGACAACGGCCGCACCTGCGAGGACGTCCACCGCTCCTGCTCCGGCCTCAGCCTCCAGGACCAAGCCGTGAG GAAGACCATCTATGGCCCCAATGTCATCAGCGTGCCGGTCAAGTCCTATCCCCAGCTGCTGGTGGACGAG gcACTGAACCCCTACTATGGGTTCCAGGCCTTCAGCATCGGGCTGTGGCTGGCCGACCGCTACTACTCGTACGCCCTGTGCATCTTCCTCATCTCTACCGCCTCCATCTGCCTGTCGCTCTACAAGACCAGAAAG CAAAGCCAGACTCTGAGGGACATGGTGCAGCTGTCCTCGAGGGTGTGCGTGTGCCGGCCCGGGGGAG AGGAGGAATGGGTGGACTCCAGCGAGCTGGTGCCCGGAGACTGCCTGGTGCTGCCCCGGGAAGGCGGGCTGGTGCCCTGCGACGCGGCCCTGGTGGCTGGCGAGTGCGTGGTCAACGAGAGCTCCCTGACAG GGGAGAGCGTTCCGGTTCTAAAGACGGCCCTGCCGGAGGGACCTGTGTCCTACTGCCCAGAGACCCACCGGCGCCACACACTCTTCTGTGGGACCCTCGTCCTGCAGGCCCGGGCGTTCGTCGGACCCCACGTCCTGGCAGTGGTGACTCAGACAG ggttctgcacagcaaaagggGGCCTGGTGAGCTCCATCTTGCATCCCCGGCCCATCGACTTCAAGTTCTACAAACACAGCATGAAGTTTGTGGCTGCTCTCTCTGTCCTGG CTCTCCTCGGCACCGTCTACAGCATCTTCATCCTCCACCGCAACCGG GTGCCTCTGAATGAGATCGTGATCCGggctctggacctggtgacggtggtggtgCCACCCGCGCTGCCCGCTGCCATGACCGTGTGCACACTCTACGCCCAGAGCCGGCTGCGGAGCCAGGGCATCTTCTGCATCCACCCGCTGCGCATCAATCTGGGGGGCAAGCTCCAGCTCGTGTGTTTTGACAAg ACGGGCACCCTCACGGAGGACGGCTTGGATGTGATGGGTGTGGTGCCCCTAAAAGGGCAGGCGTTCCTGCctctggtcccagagccccgccGCCTGCCCGTGGGGCCCCTGCTCCGAGCGCTGGCCACCTGCCATGCCCTCAGCCGGCTCCAGGACACCCCCGTGGGCGACCCCATGGACCTCAAGATGGTGGAATCTACTGGCTGG gtCCTGGAGGAGGGGCCGGCTGCAGACTCCGCGTTCGGGGACCAGGTCTTGGCGGTGATGAGACCCCCGCTTCAGGAGGCCCAGCTGCAGGGCAGG GAGGAGCCCCCGGTACCCGTGAGCATCCTCAACCGCTTCCCCTTCTCGTCAGCCCTGCAGCGCATGAACGTGGTGGTGGCGTGGCCGGGAGCTGCTCAGCCGGAGGCCTACGTCAAGGGCTCCCCGGAGCTGGTGGCAGGCCTCTGCAACCCGGAGACAG TGCCTGCAGACTTCGCCCAGATGCTGCAGAGCTACACGGCCGCCGGCTACCGCGTCGTGGCCCTTGCCAGCAAGCCGCTGCCCATCGTGCCCAGCCTGGAGGCCGCTCAGCAGCTGAGCAG GGATGCCGTGGAGCGGGAGCTGACCCTCCTGGGGCTGCTGGTCATGAGGAACCTGCTGAAGCCCCAGACCACACCGGTCATCCAGGCTCTGCGGAGGACCCGCATCCGCACCGTCATGGTGACAG GGGACAACCTGCAGACGGCAGTCACCGTGGCCCAGGGCTGCGGCATGGTGGGCCCCCAGGAGCGTCTGGTCATCATCCACGCCACCCCCCCTGAGCGGGGCCAGCCTGCCTCCCTCGAGCTCCTGCCGTTGGAATCCCCCGCAGCCGTGAACGGGGCTAAG gatcccGACCAGGCCGCAAGCTACACCATGGAGCCAGACCCCCGATCCAGCCACCTGGCCCTCAGCGGGTCCACCTTTGGTGTCCTTATGAAGCACTTCCCCAAGCTGCTGCCCAAG ATCCTGGTCCAGGGCACTGTCTTTGCCCGCATGGCTCCCGAGCAGAAGACAGAGCTGGTTTGTGAGCTCCAGAAGCTCCA GTACTGCGTGGGCATGTGCGGGGACGGCGCCAATGACTGCGGGGCCCTGAAGGCAGCCGACGTGGGCATCTCGCTCTCCCAGGCTGAGGCCTCGGTGGTCTCGCCCTTCACCTCCAGCACGGCCAGCATCGAGTGTGTGCCCATGGTCATCAG GGAAGGCCGGTGTTCCCTCGACACCTCGTTCAGCGTCTTCAAGTACATGGCTCTGTACAGCCTGACCCAGTTCATCTCCGTCCTGATCCTCTACACG ATCAACACCAACCTGGGTGACGTGCAGTTTCTGGCCATCGACCTGGTCATCACCACCACGGTGGCGGTGCTCATGAGCCGCACGGGGCCGGCGCTGGCGCTGGGGCGGGCACGACCCCCGGGGGCCCTGCTCAGCGTCCCTGTGCTGAGCAGTCTCCTGCTGCACGTGGTGCTGGTGGCCGGCGTGCAGCTGGGAGGCTACTTCCTGACCGTGGCCCAACCCTG GTTCGTGCCTCTGAACAAGACCGTGCCCGCGCCCGACAACCTGCCCAACTATGAGAACACCGTGGTCTTCTCCCTGTCTGGCTTCCAGTACCTCATCCTGGCCGCAGCCGTGTCCAAGGGGGCGCCCTTCCGCCGGCCTCTCTACACCAACG TGCCCTTCCTGCTGGCCCTGGCGCTCCTGGGCTCCATCCTGGCGGGCCTCCTCCTGGTCCCTGGCCTCCTGCAGGGCCCACTGGCGCTGAGGAACATCGCCGACACCTGCTtcaagctgctgctgctgggcctgGTGGCCTTTAACTTTGTGGCGGCCTTCGTGCTGGAG AGTGTGCTGGACCAGTGCCTCCCGGCCTGCCTGCGGCGGCTCCGGCCCAAAAAGGCCTCAAAGAAGCGCTTCAAGCAGCTGGAGCGGGAGTTGGCCGAGCAGCCCTGGCCGCCGCCCACCGGGCCCGTGAGGTAG